A window of Phycisphaerae bacterium genomic DNA:
GAACGGAGAGAACGTCCCGGGGCCGCCCTTGCAGGCCTTGATCCATTCGGCGTGGTGGCCGGGCGACCGTGGCAGGGTTTTGGGCGGGCCCTTGAAGCCGGCGTATCTCTTCTCCGGGAGAAGCTTGTACCGGGTGTTCCACGGGCAATCCGAGAAGACCGTGCCCTTCGCCCCGACCAGGGCGCAGCCGTGCTCGGTCACGGCGTGTTCGGGCAAGGCCTCGCCGGGTGGCCGAGGCCCGCCGTTGTACCAGGTCATCTTGGCCGGTGGCAGGTTGCCGCGGGCCGGAAACTGGTAACGGGCCTTCGCCCACTTCGGGTAGGTCTCCGGATTGATTTCCGAGGCCTCACCCTCGACGCGGATGACGCCGGCCGACGTGCCGGGCGCGGGCTGCCACAAGAGACCCAACTGGAGCCCCCGGAAGGCGAGGTTCACCGTGTGGCACCAGAAGTCGCCCATGGTGCCGGTGCCAAACGCTCGCCAGTCCCGCCATTTGCCGCGAACGTACTGCGGATGATACGGTCGGACCGGGGCCGGCCCCAGCCAGAGATCCCAGTCCAGACCCGCCGGGACCGGCGGTTTGTCCTTGGGGCGGTTTCGGGGTCCGTTGCCGCCGTTGAACCAGACATGCGCTTCCTGGATCGTGCCGACCGCGCCGCCGGTGGCGAGTTCCACCGCTCGGCGAAGACCCTCGCTGGCCGAGCCCTGGTTGCCCATCTGGGTGACGACCTTGTACTTCGCCGCCGTCTCGCGCATGACCCGGGCCTCGCCCACGGTCCGGGTGAGCGGCTTTTCGCAATAGACGTGCTTGCCGCGTTTCATGGCCGCGACCGCGATCACCGCGTGGGTGTGGTCGGGCGTGCTGACCACCACCGCGTCGATCGCCTTGTCCATCTTGTCGAGCATCTTGCGGAAATCGACGAACGGCTTGGCCTTGTCGAACTGCTTGAACGATTTCTCGGCGTAGGGTGTGTCCACGTCGCAGATCGCCACGACGTTTTCCGAGGCGACGTTGCCAGCGTTCGACGCCCCCTGGCCGCCCGCGCCGACCAAGGCGAGATCGAGCTTCTCGTTGGCGGCAAAGCCGATGACGGTGTGCCGGGGGAGGAGCAGAACCCCTACTCCACTGGCCGCGGCGGTCTTGAGAAACCTCCTGCGATTCGATCGGATGGTCATACGTAGCGTACCTCCCGGACGGGTGGGCCTGATGACTCCTGATTTCAAACCACAACCCCCGTCGAGAATACCGCCGCCGGTCGG
This region includes:
- a CDS encoding Gfo/Idh/MocA family oxidoreductase, with amino-acid sequence MTIRSNRRRFLKTAAASGVGVLLLPRHTVIGFAANEKLDLALVGAGGQGASNAGNVASENVVAICDVDTPYAEKSFKQFDKAKPFVDFRKMLDKMDKAIDAVVVSTPDHTHAVIAVAAMKRGKHVYCEKPLTRTVGEARVMRETAAKYKVVTQMGNQGSASEGLRRAVELATGGAVGTIQEAHVWFNGGNGPRNRPKDKPPVPAGLDWDLWLGPAPVRPYHPQYVRGKWRDWRAFGTGTMGDFWCHTVNLAFRGLQLGLLWQPAPGTSAGVIRVEGEASEINPETYPKWAKARYQFPARGNLPPAKMTWYNGGPRPPGEALPEHAVTEHGCALVGAKGTVFSDCPWNTRYKLLPEKRYAGFKGPPKTLPRSPGHHAEWIKACKGGPGTFSPFDIGGPLTEIALLGGITLLVGEPIEYDPVAGKIVNSPKADALLHREYRPEWTL